In the Natronolimnobius baerhuensis genome, one interval contains:
- a CDS encoding helix-turn-helix domain-containing protein: MASLPPWIDTRIDDGLNKKLTQRHVVETMLEADRPYFSAEQIRARVRPDVSKETVRLRLNELLEIDVIAADTYPESITLYYINHPNSHWPLSPEGKDALADETPLETLSVGDFLRLRNPAGIRTLVLAGFQLSLVFFAIGIVAPLIASGLLVQSSNAYWEVSGNLFVLCAGLLILERGVRKLRTDGIRVSSVRSSKAESK; this comes from the coding sequence ATGGCTTCGCTCCCTCCCTGGATCGACACCCGCATCGACGACGGCCTGAACAAGAAGTTAACACAGCGACACGTCGTCGAGACGATGCTCGAGGCAGACCGGCCCTACTTTTCGGCCGAGCAGATCCGCGCACGGGTCCGCCCGGACGTGAGCAAAGAGACCGTTCGACTTCGGCTGAACGAACTGCTCGAAATCGACGTCATCGCAGCCGATACGTACCCGGAGTCGATCACGCTGTACTACATCAACCATCCCAACTCACATTGGCCACTAAGCCCCGAAGGAAAAGACGCCCTGGCAGACGAGACACCGCTCGAAACACTTTCGGTCGGTGACTTTCTCCGCCTGCGGAATCCGGCCGGGATCAGAACGCTGGTGCTCGCGGGCTTTCAGTTGAGCCTCGTCTTCTTCGCTATCGGAATCGTGGCTCCGCTTATCGCAAGCGGCCTGCTCGTCCAGAGTTCGAACGCCTACTGGGAGGTTTCAGGGAACCTGTTCGTCCTCTGTGCCGGTCTGCTGATCCTCGAGCGTGGTGTCAGGAAGCTCCGAACGGATGGGATCCGTGTCAGCAGCGTTCGCTCGAGTAAAGCGGAATCGAAGTAG
- a CDS encoding DUF4870 domain-containing protein, with the protein MSNEHDHPTASTTQPGPSILEERTLSGIFVHVLGLGTGVMLPALVYLVAENEFTRENARNAFNWQVIVTGVFTVMFGLLGGAITIDSVFPEESAVQYLGLALLVSGAIIMFGSTLFFFVNFAFGLIAMGKAIFGTAWAYPLAPDFVGWLAARTSDDSRWWRVLVPHLLITPLLGAFFALESGTENDPLFVVGFGLVLAVLLTSVLTPGVLVRDMQSVAARTSWQPQWLWYIGGPAIVAVFTYLVAAVQFTSENPGGDAIYAFAGALWVTVLIYLLRRYRQVGAS; encoded by the coding sequence ATGTCCAACGAACACGACCATCCGACGGCATCGACGACACAACCAGGACCGAGCATTCTCGAGGAGCGGACGCTTTCGGGAATCTTCGTCCACGTTCTCGGACTCGGGACTGGCGTCATGCTCCCCGCACTCGTCTATCTGGTCGCCGAGAACGAGTTCACGCGCGAGAACGCTCGGAACGCGTTCAACTGGCAGGTGATCGTGACCGGCGTCTTCACGGTCATGTTCGGACTCCTCGGCGGCGCAATCACGATTGATTCCGTGTTTCCAGAGGAGTCGGCCGTTCAGTATCTCGGACTGGCGTTGCTCGTCAGCGGGGCGATCATCATGTTCGGATCGACGCTTTTCTTTTTCGTCAATTTCGCCTTCGGGCTGATTGCGATGGGGAAGGCAATCTTCGGGACGGCATGGGCCTACCCGCTTGCACCAGATTTCGTCGGCTGGCTCGCAGCGAGAACTAGCGACGATAGTCGCTGGTGGCGAGTCCTCGTCCCACACCTGCTTATCACGCCGCTACTGGGAGCGTTTTTCGCCCTCGAGTCGGGGACGGAAAACGACCCACTGTTTGTCGTCGGTTTCGGACTCGTACTGGCGGTACTCCTTACGTCCGTCCTCACACCGGGTGTACTCGTACGTGATATGCAATCCGTTGCCGCGAGGACGTCGTGGCAGCCACAGTGGCTGTGGTACATTGGGGGTCCAGCTATTGTCGCCGTGTTCACCTATCTCGTCGCGGCCGTCCAGTTCACCTCCGAAAATCCAGGCGGGGATGCGATTTACGCGTTCGCGGGCGCGCTCTGGGTTACCGTACTCATCTACCTGCTCAGACGCTATCGGCAGGTTGGCGCGTCGTAG